gggactttgtccaacctgatttgcttgtatccgcttagtacggtgcccggcacattgtaagcacttaacaaaaaccattattattattattattttggtgttgGAGCGATGCCCCAAATGAGCTCTATTTTCTACCCCTGAAATATACCTATCtcctcctttgggcctcagtctcctcccctataataacaatgttggtatttgttaagcgcttactatgtgcagagcactgttctaagcgctggggtagatacagggtaatcagattgtcccaggtgaggctcacagttaatccccattttacagatgaggtaactgaggcacagagaagttaaatgactttcccacagtcacacagctgacaagtggcagagtcgggagtcaacTGGCCCTTGAAAAtctccagtgaagtgactcgcccaaggtcacatagcaggcaagtggaggttgTCCCCATTTCCCATTGGCACGTTCCGAGggacagttgatgatgatgatatttgttaagcgcttactatgtgcagagcactgttctaagagctgggggggatacaaggtgatcaggttgtcccacgtggggctcacggtcttcatccccattttccagatgaggtaactgaggcacagggaagtgaagtgacttgcccacggtcacacagctgacaagcggcggagccgggattagaacccacgacctctgactcccaagcccgggctctttccactgagccacgctgcttctccaacagttaACAGTGACTCCCAGGAGGTGGCTGAAGgcagatgaggagagaggacgtAAGGTGTGGTCCGAAACGTGCGCTTTCAACCTCTGCTAAACGTGATGCTGTCTGCAACTCACCGATGGGCCAAAGAACAATGACGACGCTCTGAATTTGAACAGCGCCTTTATTTTCCCCACCTCTTCCGGGCACCCGGGGCACAAGTGCTCCCCACCAACCCACGGCTGCCTTAGCTGGAGGGGAGCAGCGGCCCCCCCCAGATGGCCGATCTGGTTGTCGTGATGAGGGCTTCGAAATGGGGTCCGCCTaggtgagggggagggaacgTCTCAGGGGGCCGAGTGGTTGAACTGCTTCAAGATGAGCCAGTCCCGGTGTCGGGGAAACCAGTCGCGGATGAGGGTTAGCAGCTGCAGGTGTGGCGGGTAGTAGATGTTGTAGGCTCTCAGGGCCCCTCCCTTCACAATGGCCAGGGCGGCCTCGGGGGCTGGAGAGGCCGTGTAGTCCACCACACCcctgcagggagagagagtggggtgtCCATGAGAGGGGAAGGGCCAGACGGGCCATCTTGACTTCAGTCGGGAAGGCGAGGCGCGGACGAGGAGGAGGTAGCCCTTTGCACACAttagctctctcctctcttctcctaagGCAACCGCGTAGCTGTTCCCAGCTCTCCATTctcccgcctccgtcccctcgCTCACGCCGTTCCCCCGGCTTGGGACGCCCACCCTCCCCAAACCGGGCGGGTTCCAGTTCTCCCCGCATTTAGCCCTccgaaaaccccacctcctccgatagaccttccttgattaatttcccagcaccatgAGCCATCTCGTCCCTTTCGGTTAAATCTAgcgtttataataattgtgatcgatagatcatatttattgaatgcttaactgtgtgcagaacgctggactaaaatcttgggaaagtacagcatagaggagcagtgtggcctagtggatagagtatgggcctgggagtcagtagaacctgggttctaatcccagctccaccacatgcctgctctgtgaccttgggcaggtcacttaacttctctgggcctcagttacttcacctgtaagatgggggttgagaccgtgagccccacgtggggcggggactgcgtccgacctgattgacttgcatctaccccagcgcttagaacagtgcttggcacatagtaagcacctaacaagtactattagtattatcatcatcagagtgggtagacatgttccctgcccacaaggagctattcGTTAactgctttctacgtgccaaacttggaactaaacgctggggcagaaacaagataatcaggtcaggcactctccctttctcacttggggctcacagtctaagtaggaaggagaacaggtattgaatccccattttacagaagagggaactgaggcccagagaagtgaagtgactcacccaaggtcacacggcaggcaagtgacgcagcgtggtttagtgggaggagcccgggtgtgggagtcagaggtcgtgggttctactcccggctccgccacctgtcagctgtgtgacttcgggcaagtcacttcgcttctctggacctcggtgacctcatctgtataatggggatgaagactgtgagccccacgtgggacgacctgatgacctcgtatctaccccagtgcttagaacagcgctcggcacatagtaagcgcttaaccaataccaacattattgtcattaagtggcagagctgggattagaacccaggtcctccgactcccaggccaggctctttccattaggccatgctgcttttcatgaacTTATGAACTTACTAATATCCTCCTCAGCAGTCATCAAGAGTATTGGATATATATCCTCTTAATTTCTTTATTTTGCCCACTCCAGTTGCAAatgtttttctgtctcctccgttagagtggaagctccctgtgggtagggactgcGTCGCTTGGTTATTCGCTATTTTACCAAGCGCCTAGTATGGCACACCAGAccaagtgggcgctcaataaatgttactactgctgctactatcaAAGAGCTCCTATTATCTGCAGAacagtttactgagcacttggggagagtacaatacaacggagttagcagacatattccccgcccacgagctcgcagtccagagggggagacagacgtcgatagGAATAAGTATTACTATACTCCAACTTTAGACCGcagactctttgtgggcaggaaatgtgtctgtttactgttctgttctcccaagcatttagtactgagcacaagagtaagagctcaataaatacgattggaccgaacgaacgaataataataataatgattttggtatttgttaagcgcttactatgtgcagagcactgttctaagcactgggggagatacagggtcatcagatcgtcccacatgaggctcacagtcttaatccccattttacagatgaggtaactgaggcaccgagaagtgaagtgacttgcccacagtcgcacagcttacaagtggcagagctagaattcaaacccatgacctcggactcccaagcccgggctctttccactgagccacgctgcttatcacgGCCCATAATGGTTCTCTGCACCCGGGTGCCAGTTCCATCTGGGTGGTCGTTGTGGTCTTATGCTggcgagtcgtgtccgacccatagcgacaccaaagacacatctgtcccagaacgccctgcttccatccgcagtcgttctggtagcgtatccgtcgagttttcgtggtaaaaatacggaagcggtttaccgtcgcctccttccgtgcagtaagcgagtctgcccccgactctctcccgtgcctctgctgcccagcaccggtgagttttgactcgtggccgattgccttccgctcgctagccgctggccaagctaggaatggaacgggtaggcctctgcttgactctccctcccgtagtcgtgactggtagaggactggaaactctccaggtgcgaccctgagaggggatctggGTGGTAGGACCCTTTATGTTCTCCCCCAGGACCCGGGTTCCAGCTGGAGGTGAAGCCGCTGTTGATAATCACTCGattctcagccccaccgcacttttgTCCGTAGCTTTACGCTCTGCCTTTGTTCCTTAACTGTAACTGATTTTCGGGTCtggcttcccccctagactgtaagcttgtcatgggcagggtacCTGTCCGCAAACTCtctcgtattggactctcccacttGATtaggaacaataacaataataatagtatttgttaagcacttactatgtgtaaggaactgtgctaagcgctggggtggatacaacaagcaaatccggttggacacagtccctgtcccatgtggggctcatagtctcaacccccattttatagatgaggtaactgagacccagagaagtgaagtgacttgcccaaggtcacacagcagacaagtggtggagccgggattagaacccttggccttctcactcccaggcccgttctccaatataaatatcaccgatggacTGGTTGCCTGGAACACTGCATTTTGGACCTCCTAAGGGCAAGGGTTCCAAACATCCTCCcttatccccccccccgcccccaccgccccccgactGGGTTGGAGACTGAGCCCCTAACCCCCACCCTATTGCGCCCCTTACCCACCTGACTTTCCCCATGGCCGACTCGGTGTCCACAAGCCCCAGGATGCAGACGGTGATGGACACGTCTGCCTTCCGCAGGGCCAGCTCATGCCGCAGGGAGCCGAAGAAGCCATCCAGTGCGAACTTGCAGGCCGTGTAGGAGgtggagaatggggtggggatcctccctggggagtgggggaagagggagagctggggctaGGGTCGTGGAGaacaccttcccccacccccacttgaaCATTTACCCAAGTTTCCTCCCTTCAGCCTGGCAGAAGCTCCTATTTCCACAGAAAATCAGGGCCTGGCGGAGGGCACAGGGATCCCTATGAGGGCCAGGCAAGTGTGGTACATGTGACAATCAGCCCCCCgagtcacccccccaccccccaactcccaccccagcCACCGGCCTGTAGTCTGAGTTGCTTGGGGGCGGGCAAGGGATGGCGCAGGGacaaagagggaaatggggcttcTCCCCGGCCACGAGTAGAAACGCACCCAGGAGAGAGGAGACGACAATCACGGAGCCTTTGCTCTTGGTCAGAGTGGGCAGGGCTTTGGAGGCCAGCTGGACGTAGCTCAAGAAATTCACCTGGAAAAATGGGCAGAGGTTGAGGAAAAGGCACTAAGTCTGACGGAGGTgcagcgggggcgggagggagggtcctGCTCCCCTCACCCTGGGCCAGATGGCAGGACCCCACGGgccgcctccccagccccccggtaCCCACCTGCAGGAGCCAGTGCAAGTGCGCCACGTTGCCATCCCACAGTCGGTACGGGCTATCACCAATGTGGTTCAGCACCAGGTAGTCCAATCCTCCTGTAGCCCagagacacccccacccccaccccactgtcATGAAGACTCCTCCAGCACTCACACACGCACCGGGTTCTGAATCCTCTGCCGTTTCCAGCGGGCGCTTGTCGGAGGGAAGGGATCAGAGAGCAGGTCGGCAGGAGCCACGGCTCTGGGCtgagggagccccctcccccaactctctcgGCTATGTCTTTGTCGGCAGAGGGAAGCCCCGTCTGCCAGGCCAGGCGAAGTCTCACCCCCGCCCCGACCTCCCCAACCAGGGCACATATGCCCACATGCCAGCTCCGTGGGGGCCAGGGGGGTGGTGCCCTCCCCCAGATTTCTGGCCACGGGGATGAGGAGGGGTGCCTTTGACTCTTTAGCTCTGCCCAacctgctcctccccagcccccggcagGCACAACGGGCCTCTAcccctttttttatgatatttgccagacactgtactaagtgctggggtagatacaagataatcaggtgggacaccttccacgtctcacttggggctcccagtcttagtccctgttttacagatgcggtaactgaggcccagagaagtgaagtaacttgcccaaggtcacacagcaggtaagtggtggagccgggattccttctgacccccaggcccgggctctatccgctggcCACGGGACGAACACACGGACGTTGGTCGCGTCGGTGGCCCAGAGGATGCTCACCCTTCTGCGTTCACAGCTCAGGCGCTGTCTGCGGTGGACACCCGACCCAGCTCCAGGCCCAGGGCAGTAgccacccttccttccctccctgtgctCACCCAGCTTCTGCAGGGCAAACTGCACCACCCGCTCAGGTTGGTCAGGCAAGGCCATGTCAGCTGCGACGTAGTGGATCTTCCCAGGCCCCAGGGTCCGGCACGTCTCGGCCACCTGAGAAGAGGTTGGGGACAGTTCCACCCATAGATTCATTAGTtcgttccttcggtcgtatttatggagtgcttactgtgcgcagagcactgtactgagcgcttgggagagtacaatgcaaccataaacagtgacattccctacccataacaacctcactgtctagatgggggagacagacatcagtaccaataaatgaaatgacagatatatacaaaagatGAGGGATGGTTCTATTGAttctattctttttattattattattctgttattattattgattctatttattgctattgttcttgtctgtctccctcgattagactgtaagcccgtcaaagaggagggactgtctctgttaccgatttgtacattccaagcgcttagtacagtgctctgcacatagtaagcgctcaataaatactactgaatgaatgaatgatggggtgaTCGTAGGGGTCTCCCCCTTCACCTTGGGGCTCCCGGACAAAAAGGGCCTGGATTCCCCACCCCTAAATGCCAACTGGATGGGGAGTCATGGggacccagactaagccccctttttcctctgctcctcctccccttcccatcgccccgactccctccctctaccctcccccaccctgccccacagcacttgtgtatatatgtacatatttattaatctattttattaatgatgtggatatatctataattctatttatattgatgctatcgatgcctatttacttgttttggtgtctgtctcctcccttctagactgtgagcccgttgttgggcagagatcgtctctatctgttgctgaactgtactttccaagcgcttagtagtgttctgcacccaataagcgctcagtaaatacgattgaatgaatgagtgaatgacccgcacccctcccgccccccacccctggtCCCCAgctggactgggggggggggtgaagccaCTAtttccacccccacagcccttcGGGCCGGGCTTCTGGCC
This genomic stretch from Ornithorhynchus anatinus isolate Pmale09 chromosome X1, mOrnAna1.pri.v4, whole genome shotgun sequence harbors:
- the HSD11B1L gene encoding hydroxysteroid 11-beta-dehydrogenase 1-like protein — protein: MVRAACKTLILTGLGAVLLAWYWGESFDPARVSGAKVLLTGASAGIGEQMAYHYARLGAHIVLTARREAVLQRVAETCRTLGPGKIHYVAADMALPDQPERVVQFALQKLGGLDYLVLNHIGDSPYRLWDGNVAHLHWLLQVNFLSYVQLASKALPTLTKSKGSVIVVSSLLGRIPTPFSTSYTACKFALDGFFGSLRHELALRKADVSITVCILGLVDTESAMGKVRGVVDYTASPAPEAALAIVKGGALRAYNIYYPPHLQLLTLIRDWFPRHRDWLILKQFNHSAP